One window of the Peromyscus leucopus breed LL Stock chromosome 17, UCI_PerLeu_2.1, whole genome shotgun sequence genome contains the following:
- the Sin3b gene encoding paired amphipathic helix protein Sin3b isoform X2 gives MAHAGGGGSAGRGFGGSRWGRSGSGGHEKLPVHVEDALTYLDQVKIRFGSDPATYNGFLEIMKEFKSQSIDTPGVIRRVSQLFHEHPDLIVGFNAFLPLGYRIDIPKNGKLNIQSPLTNQENSHSHGDCGEDFKQMSYKEDRGQVPLESDSVEFNNAISYVNKIKTRFLDHPEIYRSFLEILHTYQKEQLHTKGRPFRGMSEEEVFTEVANLFRGQEDLLSEFGQFLPEAKRSLFTGNGPCEMNNVQKNEEKSLEHTKKRSRPSLLRPVSAPAKVGLQLKCAVVWFGYCTTEE, from the exons ATGGCGCATGCAGGCGGCGGAGGCTCCGCGGGCCGGGGATTCGGCGGCTCCCGCTGGGGTCGTTCGGGCTCCGGAGGCCACGAGAAGCTGCCGGTGCAC GTGGAGGACGCTCTCACCTACCTCGACCAGGTGAAGATCCGCTTCGGCAGCGACCCTGCCACCTACAATGGCTTCCTGGAGATCATGAAGGAGTTCAAAAGCCAGAG CATCGACACCCCTGGAGTGATCAGGCGCGTGTCCCAGCTCTTCCATGAGCACCCTGACCTCATTGTGGGGTTTAATGCTTTCCTCCCGCTCGGGTACCGCATAGACATTCCCAAGAACGGCAAGTTGAACATCCAGTCACCTTTGACCAACCAG GAGAACTCCCACAGCCATGGTGACTGTGGCGAGGACTTCAAGCAGATGTCCTACAAGGAGGACAGAGGCCAGGTGCCCCTGGAGTCGGACTCTGTGGAGTTCAACAACGCTATCAGCTATGTGAACAAGATCAAGACCCGCTTTCTGGACCACCCTGAGATCTACAGGTCCTTCCTAGAGATCCTTCACACCTACCAG AAGGAACAGCTGCACACGAAGGGCCGTCCATTCCGTGGCATGTCTGAGGAGGAGGTCTTCACAGAGGTGGCCAATCTCTTCCGTGGTCAGGAGGACCTGCTGTCAGAGTTCGGACAGTTCCTGCCTGAGGCAAAGCGGTCCCTG TTCACAGGCAATGGGCCCTGTGAGATGAACAACGTCCAGAAGAACGAGGAGAAGAGTCTGGAGCACACTAAGAAGCGCTCCCGACCCTCTCTCCTGCGCCCCGTGTCTGCTCCAGCCAAG GTGGGGCTGCAATTGAAATGTGCAGTTGTGTGGTTTGGTTACTGCACAACTGAGGAGTGA